Proteins from a genomic interval of Sphingobacterium lactis:
- a CDS encoding NADPH-dependent FMN reductase, producing the protein MKILAFAGSNSSDSINKRLVTSVSKYYKEKEDEIQILDLNDFEMPLFSKDKEKKDGIPDLAHEFAKRLDWADLILISFAENNGSYNVGYKNLIDWVSRIRGRKIFPDKPVFIMATSEGARGGKSVLAAAEDRLPRDGANLLDTFSLPEFSKNFEDGKGVITPLYRSELEAKVRKTKRSMAKILEEKQQ; encoded by the coding sequence ATGAAAATATTGGCATTCGCAGGGAGCAACAGCTCCGATTCCATCAACAAACGGTTGGTCACTTCGGTGAGCAAATATTACAAGGAAAAAGAGGATGAGATCCAGATCCTGGATTTAAATGATTTCGAAATGCCACTATTTTCCAAGGACAAGGAAAAAAAGGATGGTATTCCTGACCTCGCGCATGAATTTGCGAAGCGGCTCGATTGGGCCGATCTCATTTTGATTTCCTTTGCTGAAAACAACGGCAGTTATAATGTGGGCTACAAGAACCTCATCGATTGGGTTTCCCGTATCCGGGGCCGCAAGATCTTCCCAGACAAACCCGTATTCATCATGGCGACCAGTGAAGGTGCTAGAGGCGGAAAATCTGTGTTGGCAGCAGCTGAAGATCGGTTACCACGCGATGGCGCAAACCTGCTCGACACCTTCTCCCTACCTGAATTCAGCAAAAATTTTGAAGATGGCAAAGGTGTCATCACACCCTTATATAGAAGCGAATTGGAAGCGAAAGTCCGCAAGACCAAACGCAGTATGGCCAAGATTTTAGAAGAAAAACAACAATAA
- a CDS encoding pentapeptide repeat-containing protein — MEEITNKPFKNINFQEATFPLAEYESCVFDQCNFEQVDLSSFKFIDCRFTDCNLSLAPVVGTSFQDCQFEQCKMIGIRFDEANPFNLHMEFNACNLEHSSFFGVKLVKANFSTCRLQHVEFENAQLKEVNFTESDLLGAHFLQTNLEKANFVGATNYELDPDQNIIKGAKFSMDGLPGLLQKFKIKIVQ, encoded by the coding sequence ATGGAAGAAATAACGAATAAACCTTTTAAAAACATCAATTTCCAGGAAGCAACCTTTCCCTTGGCGGAATATGAATCCTGCGTATTTGATCAATGTAATTTCGAACAGGTTGACCTCAGCTCATTCAAGTTTATCGACTGCCGATTTACAGATTGTAACCTGAGCCTCGCCCCTGTTGTTGGCACTTCCTTTCAAGATTGCCAATTTGAACAATGCAAAATGATCGGGATTCGTTTTGATGAGGCCAATCCCTTCAATTTGCACATGGAATTCAATGCCTGCAATCTGGAGCACAGTTCTTTCTTTGGTGTAAAGTTGGTGAAGGCGAACTTCTCAACCTGCAGGCTGCAGCATGTAGAATTTGAAAACGCCCAACTGAAAGAAGTTAATTTTACCGAATCGGATCTTTTGGGTGCCCATTTCCTCCAGACAAATTTGGAGAAAGCCAATTTTGTTGGTGCAACCAATTACGAATTGGATCCGGATCAGAATATTATTAAAGGTGCGAAGTTCTCCATGGATGGTCTTCCCGGGTTATTGCAGAAGTTCAAGATCAAGATCGTCCAGTAA
- a CDS encoding PA0069 family radical SAM protein: MEKEFISGRGAQGNVDNVFSKITYSQEHIEGVDDWEVESPNTKFTIVHPKTIVNKVSSPDVGMEYSANPYQGCEHGCIYCYARNSHQYWGFSAGLDFETKILVKSNSAKLFKEFITKKNWTGTPINFSGNTDCYQPLERKFKLTQAMLKIALEYGQPIGIITKNSLVLRDLEILKQLAQKNLVTVYISINSLTKETRAKLEPRTATAAQRLKVIETLSNNGIPVGIMCAPIIPGLTDHEIPNVLKAAATAGARWAGYTVVRLNGEIGKIFEEWLHKAYPDRANKIWHSIQSCHQGKVNDSEFGNRMRGSGQLAEMIRDSFRLHCKLNKLNVEHFQFNLSHFNKNKSNQLNLFM; the protein is encoded by the coding sequence ATGGAAAAGGAATTTATTTCAGGAAGAGGGGCTCAGGGGAATGTGGACAATGTATTTTCCAAGATTACCTACAGTCAGGAGCATATCGAAGGAGTTGATGATTGGGAAGTTGAGTCTCCCAACACGAAATTTACGATCGTTCATCCAAAAACGATCGTCAATAAAGTGAGCAGTCCAGATGTGGGGATGGAGTATTCCGCTAACCCCTATCAAGGCTGCGAGCATGGATGCATCTATTGCTATGCCCGCAACAGCCACCAGTATTGGGGTTTTAGTGCGGGCCTGGACTTCGAGACCAAGATTCTGGTCAAGTCCAATAGCGCCAAATTATTCAAGGAATTCATTACCAAGAAGAATTGGACGGGCACACCGATCAACTTTTCCGGCAACACCGATTGCTACCAGCCCTTGGAGCGTAAATTTAAGCTCACCCAAGCCATGCTCAAGATTGCACTGGAATATGGTCAGCCAATCGGTATTATCACCAAAAACAGCCTCGTTTTACGTGATCTGGAAATTCTGAAGCAGCTGGCCCAGAAAAATCTCGTCACCGTATATATATCCATCAACTCGTTGACCAAGGAAACGCGAGCCAAGCTGGAACCCCGGACAGCTACGGCGGCTCAGCGCTTAAAAGTTATCGAAACGCTATCCAATAATGGCATTCCCGTAGGGATTATGTGTGCACCCATTATCCCAGGTTTGACAGACCATGAAATCCCGAATGTACTGAAGGCTGCTGCAACAGCAGGAGCACGATGGGCTGGCTACACCGTAGTGCGCCTGAATGGGGAAATAGGCAAGATTTTCGAGGAATGGTTGCACAAAGCTTATCCCGATCGTGCCAATAAAATATGGCATAGTATACAGAGTTGCCATCAGGGTAAGGTGAATGATAGCGAATTTGGGAATAGAATGCGGGGATCCGGACAGCTTGCGGAAATGATCAGAGATTCTTTCCGACTACACTGCAAACTCAATAAGCTAAACGTTGAACACTTTCAATTTAATTTATCGCATTTCAATAAAAATAAATCAAATCAGCTTAATTTATTTATGTAA
- a CDS encoding DJ-1/PfpI family protein — protein MAKKVLLLVGDYVEDYEAMVPFQAMGAIGIEVDAIAPDRKKGDVVPTAVHDFTGDQTYKELRGHNFAINKDFDSVNTDDYDGLYIAGGRSAEYIRLNKRVLEITKEFFDKDKPVAAICHGIQVLTAAKVLEGRTLTAYVAVGPDIELAGGTWKNIPADQAVVDGNLVTSPAWPGHQEILKEFYKLLGIKITL, from the coding sequence ATGGCAAAGAAAGTATTATTATTAGTTGGTGATTACGTAGAAGACTACGAAGCAATGGTTCCCTTTCAAGCAATGGGTGCCATCGGTATAGAAGTAGATGCCATTGCACCTGATCGGAAAAAAGGTGATGTTGTGCCAACGGCGGTTCATGACTTCACCGGCGACCAAACGTATAAGGAATTGCGTGGACACAACTTTGCAATCAACAAGGATTTTGATTCGGTCAATACCGACGATTACGATGGACTGTATATTGCTGGTGGTCGCTCTGCGGAATATATCCGATTGAATAAGCGTGTATTGGAAATTACCAAGGAATTTTTCGATAAGGACAAACCTGTTGCAGCAATCTGCCACGGCATCCAAGTCTTAACGGCTGCCAAGGTATTGGAAGGTCGTACATTGACGGCTTATGTTGCAGTAGGTCCAGATATTGAACTTGCGGGTGGCACTTGGAAAAACATCCCTGCCGATCAAGCAGTCGTTGATGGAAACCTCGTAACCTCACCAGCTTGGCCAGGACACCAGGAAATCCTGAAGGAATTCTATAAATTATTGGGCATAAAAATCACGCTCTAA
- a CDS encoding Crp/Fnr family transcriptional regulator: MEVLKYAYQHPLFTNEDLQQIFDAHEQVNLAKGEFILEKGAVSNEYYILADGLTRTFLYDYEGNEITTGFTGNNEVVIEVASIFQRIPTQEYIQCLTDCTLWKIDYDIFQELFHKIPAFREWGRAWMAFELYLSKKRATEMITEPAKNRYLHLMEEKPQIIQQAPLKYIASYLGVTDSSLSRIRKEILQA; encoded by the coding sequence ATGGAAGTCTTAAAATACGCCTATCAACATCCATTGTTCACCAATGAGGATTTACAGCAGATTTTCGATGCACACGAACAGGTAAACCTGGCCAAAGGTGAATTTATCTTGGAAAAAGGCGCTGTTTCCAACGAATATTACATTCTTGCCGATGGCCTGACCAGGACCTTTCTTTACGACTATGAAGGCAATGAGATCACAACGGGATTCACAGGCAACAATGAAGTCGTCATTGAAGTAGCCTCCATATTCCAGCGCATTCCGACCCAGGAATACATCCAATGTCTTACGGATTGTACGCTATGGAAAATCGACTACGATATCTTTCAGGAATTGTTCCATAAGATCCCCGCCTTCCGGGAATGGGGCCGTGCATGGATGGCCTTCGAACTCTACCTCAGCAAAAAGAGAGCAACCGAAATGATTACCGAACCTGCCAAGAACAGATACCTGCACCTGATGGAAGAAAAACCGCAAATCATCCAGCAGGCACCACTCAAGTACATCGCTTCTTATCTCGGTGTGACGGATAGCTCCTTGAGCAGAATCAGAAAGGAAATACTACAGGCATAA
- the ppk1 gene encoding polyphosphate kinase 1 — protein sequence MMLDKEMASKFIPRDISWLSFNGRVLQEAADPTVPLHLRIKFLGIFSNNLDEFFRVRVAALKRAAEINTKEANSYFYTLPTLILEKITEIVIKQQRKFDQIWGNVQKEMAKQKVFIKTAEELNETQLRFVRDYFDEEVETNIIPLILDEANPMPYLRDKSLYLGIAMYKEDWQYDTKFAIIELPSKQLGRFVILPSPKNQKHIILIEDIVKVNLPYIFSYFGFDEFVANTFKITKDAEFDIDNDVNTTLVEKISKGIKNRRKGKPTRFVFDQEMDPKLLELLIKKLNLSKKDSIIPGQRIHNFKHFMDFPDVFRSYTKPAERVSFEHPDFSFGDRVTDVILKKDVLLSFPYHEFRPMIDLLREAAMDPDVKSIKTTIYRMATNSKIANALVNAARNGKEVTVMLELRARFDEEHNLDWKERFEMEGVKVLVGIPNKKVHAKLCIIKKRVNNKTIQYGFVSTGNINEKTAKLYGDYCLMTSNKGVMADINKIFNALQRPKVPLVDSIKNNKNLLICPLDMRSEICRLIDVEIAEAKAGRKARVIIKINSLSDKESIKKIYEACHAGVQVDLIVRGIFCAVNQKKFDKPFHAISIVDEYLEHARVFYFYNAGKEMTYISSADLMTRNLDHRIEAAVKINNKKLKQELKEMLEIQLLDNVKARYLNNKQNNEYVQTEGPEFRSQIEIHNYLKAKAEEIILQTE from the coding sequence ATGATGTTAGATAAGGAAATGGCAAGCAAGTTTATCCCAAGAGATATTAGTTGGTTAAGTTTTAATGGTCGCGTGCTACAGGAAGCTGCCGATCCCACAGTCCCCCTTCATTTACGGATTAAATTTCTGGGTATATTTTCCAATAACCTGGACGAGTTCTTCCGTGTCCGGGTAGCGGCGCTAAAGCGCGCTGCAGAAATCAATACCAAAGAAGCCAACAGCTATTTCTATACCCTGCCCACCTTGATCTTGGAGAAGATTACGGAAATTGTGATCAAGCAGCAACGTAAGTTCGATCAGATCTGGGGAAATGTGCAAAAGGAAATGGCCAAACAAAAGGTATTCATCAAAACAGCGGAAGAGTTGAATGAAACCCAACTGCGTTTTGTACGGGATTACTTCGACGAAGAGGTGGAGACCAATATCATTCCACTTATCCTGGACGAAGCCAACCCCATGCCTTACCTGCGGGATAAGAGTCTGTACCTCGGAATTGCGATGTATAAGGAAGACTGGCAGTACGACACGAAATTTGCGATTATCGAATTACCTTCAAAACAATTGGGCCGTTTCGTTATTCTGCCATCGCCAAAGAACCAGAAACACATCATCCTTATCGAGGATATCGTTAAGGTAAATCTACCGTATATCTTTTCCTATTTTGGTTTCGACGAGTTTGTTGCTAATACCTTTAAGATTACCAAGGATGCCGAATTTGATATCGACAACGATGTGAACACGACCTTGGTCGAAAAGATCAGCAAGGGTATCAAGAACCGTCGGAAAGGAAAGCCGACACGCTTTGTATTCGATCAGGAAATGGACCCGAAATTATTGGAACTGCTGATCAAGAAACTCAATCTGAGTAAGAAAGATAGCATCATTCCCGGTCAGCGCATCCACAACTTCAAACACTTCATGGATTTCCCGGATGTATTCCGGTCCTACACTAAACCAGCCGAACGGGTCAGCTTTGAGCATCCCGATTTCAGCTTTGGTGACAGGGTTACGGATGTCATCCTGAAAAAGGATGTCCTCCTCTCCTTTCCATACCACGAATTCCGCCCGATGATCGACTTGCTCCGTGAGGCGGCGATGGATCCGGATGTAAAATCCATCAAGACGACGATATATCGGATGGCGACCAACAGTAAGATCGCCAATGCGCTCGTGAATGCCGCCAGAAACGGCAAGGAAGTAACGGTGATGTTGGAATTGCGTGCGCGGTTTGATGAGGAACACAATTTGGACTGGAAGGAGCGATTTGAAATGGAAGGTGTAAAGGTCCTGGTCGGTATCCCCAACAAGAAAGTCCATGCGAAACTGTGTATCATTAAGAAACGCGTAAATAATAAAACGATCCAATACGGTTTCGTCAGTACGGGGAATATCAATGAGAAAACAGCGAAATTATATGGTGACTATTGCCTAATGACGTCCAACAAAGGTGTTATGGCGGACATCAATAAAATATTCAATGCGCTTCAACGCCCAAAAGTCCCTTTGGTCGACAGCATCAAGAACAATAAAAATCTGCTGATCTGTCCGCTGGATATGCGTTCTGAGATCTGTCGGTTGATAGACGTCGAGATTGCTGAAGCAAAAGCCGGAAGGAAAGCGCGGGTGATCATCAAGATCAATTCGCTCAGTGACAAGGAATCGATCAAGAAAATCTACGAAGCCTGCCATGCGGGTGTTCAAGTGGATTTAATTGTGCGTGGTATTTTCTGTGCCGTTAACCAGAAGAAATTCGATAAACCTTTCCACGCCATCAGTATCGTGGATGAATATCTGGAGCATGCACGTGTATTTTATTTTTACAATGCCGGCAAGGAAATGACGTACATCTCCTCCGCCGACCTCATGACACGAAACTTGGATCATCGAATTGAAGCGGCCGTAAAGATCAACAACAAGAAACTAAAGCAAGAGCTGAAAGAAATGTTGGAAATCCAATTACTGGATAATGTAAAAGCACGGTACCTCAACAATAAACAGAACAACGAATACGTACAGACTGAAGGTCCTGAATTCCGTTCACAGATTGAAATCCACAATTACCTGAAAGCGAAAGCCGAGGAAATCATCCTGCAAACTGAGTAA